One window of Riemerella anatipestifer genomic DNA carries:
- a CDS encoding IS91-like element ISCR2 family transposase translates to MPHVAARTASRDRDTGRYQSHRPEQTLLYQIVDEYYPAFAALMAEQGKELPGYVQREFEEFLQCGRLEHGFLRVRCESCHAEHLVAFSCKRRGFCPSCGARRMAESAALLVDEVLPEQPMRQWVLSFPFQLRFLFASRPEIMGWVLGIVYRVIATHLVKKAGHTHQVAKTGAVTLIQRFGSALNLNVHFHMLFLDGVYVEQSHGSARFRWVKAPTSPELTQLTHTIAHRVGRYLERQGLLERDVENSYLASDAVDDDPMTPLLGHSITYRIAVGSQAGRKVFTLQTLPTSGDPFGDGIGKVAGSSLHAGVAARADERKKLERLCRYISRPAVSEKRLSLTRGGNVRYQLKTPYRDGTTHVIFEPLDFIARLAALVPKPRVNLTRFHGVFAPNSRHRALVTPAKRGRGNKVRVADEPATPAQRRASMTWAQRLKRVFNIDIETCSGCGGAMKVIACIEDPIVIKQILDHLKHKAETSGTRALPESRAPPAELLLGLFD, encoded by the coding sequence ATGCCTCATGTGGCGGCCAGGACGGCCAGCCGGGATCGGGATACTGGTCGTTACCAGAGCCACCGACCCGAGCAAACCCTTCTCTATCAGATCGTTGACGAGTATTACCCGGCATTCGCTGCGCTTATGGCAGAGCAGGGAAAGGAATTGCCGGGCTATGTGCAACGGGAATTTGAAGAATTTCTCCAATGCGGGCGGCTGGAGCATGGCTTTCTACGGGTTCGCTGCGAGTCTTGCCACGCCGAGCACCTGGTCGCTTTCAGCTGTAAGCGTCGCGGTTTCTGCCCGAGCTGTGGGGCGCGGCGGATGGCCGAAAGTGCCGCCTTGCTGGTTGATGAAGTACTGCCTGAACAACCCATGCGTCAGTGGGTGTTGAGCTTCCCGTTTCAGCTGCGTTTCCTGTTTGCCAGCCGGCCCGAGATCATGGGGTGGGTGCTGGGCATCGTTTACCGCGTCATTGCCACGCACCTGGTCAAGAAAGCGGGCCATACCCACCAAGTGGCCAAGACGGGCGCGGTCACCCTGATCCAGCGTTTTGGATCGGCGCTCAATCTGAATGTTCACTTCCACATGCTGTTTCTCGACGGTGTGTATGTCGAGCAATCCCACGGCTCAGCGCGTTTCCGCTGGGTCAAGGCGCCGACCAGCCCAGAGCTCACCCAGCTGACGCACACCATCGCCCACCGGGTGGGTCGCTATCTGGAACGGCAAGGCCTGCTGGAACGGGATGTCGAAAACAGCTATCTGGCCTCGGATGCGGTGGATGACGACCCGATGACACCCCTGCTGGGGCACTCGATCACTTACCGTATCGCTGTCGGTTCACAGGCGGGGCGAAAGGTGTTCACTTTGCAAACTCTGCCGACCAGTGGTGATCCGTTCGGTGACGGGATTGGCAAGGTAGCCGGGTCCAGCCTGCACGCCGGCGTGGCGGCCAGGGCCGATGAACGCAAGAAGCTCGAACGGCTGTGCCGGTACATCAGCCGCCCGGCGGTATCCGAGAAGCGGCTGTCGTTAACACGAGGCGGCAACGTGCGCTACCAGCTCAAGACGCCGTACCGGGACGGCACCACGCACGTCATTTTCGAACCATTGGATTTCATTGCAAGGCTGGCCGCCCTGGTACCGAAGCCCAGAGTCAACCTAACCCGCTTCCACGGGGTGTTCGCACCCAACAGTCGGCACCGGGCGTTGGTCACGCCGGCAAAACGGGGCAGGGGCAACAAGGTCAGGGTGGCTGATGAACCGGCAACACCAGCACAACGGCGAGCGTCGATGACATGGGCGCAACGGCTCAAGCGTGTTTTCAATATCGACATCGAGACCTGCAGCGGCTGCGGCGGCGCCATGAAAGTCATCGCCTGCATTGAAGACCCTATAGTGATCAAGCAGATCCTTGATCACCTGAAGCACAAAGCCGAAACCAGCGGGACCAGGGCGTTACCCGAAAGCCGGGCGCCACCGGCTGAGCTGCTCCTGGGTCTGTTTGACTGA